The following is a genomic window from Malus sylvestris chromosome 12, drMalSylv7.2, whole genome shotgun sequence.
ATGAAATTAATAACTCAAATTAAGTTAACATAAATATGTACCCTTTGTCACATTATTATTAAGAAATATAATCTCTGTCACTTAACACTGACATGTATTATAATTTGGTTGAATTGATTATGGGGTGCTATTGGTTACATCACATGTTAATGTTTGATTAGAACATGTCACGTCTTTCTtgtctatatataaagccaacacCTAAAATGATGAAGCTTTCAACATATCAAGAATGCCCCCTCTCTAAGGCTATAATCACACGCAATTATTATTTCAAAATATAGCtgattaattcattaatttatgACAAAAAATAACCGAAATAAATTTATGACACTACAATTTGAGGCTAACAATATCACGTGAGGTTAAAATCACTCTCATACTTTGCACACAATAATATGTTTCAAAATATATCTGATTAATGTGCTAATTTATGGGTTCGGATTTAATATTACGTAGGAACCCATAttacatatatttaatttaactattaaatttaattattacaaCAACAATGGTGAAAATGTGTTGAGCTCTTACATGACGACgtgaattcaaattttaatttgacaaaatttattttttaacctaaaaaaaaaaaaaaactatgaatCTTCCAATTTTAATCACAATAATCCCACTCACAGTGGTATGTAAAATTGCTAATTTATAATCAAATAATAGTTCCACAACACTATCACATCCTCGTTGTCGTTGGTACCATAATTCCCCACTCACCAACTGCCACCCGCGCGTTTCATCACCAAAATCTGGGTCCAGTCAAATTGTAAATCCCTTCCTAATTACTCAAAAGCAGCCCCCTCCAAAATCTCATCACGTATTTCTCCACTCCTCCATCTCTCCATCACCATAACCACCTCTTCTCAAACACACAGACCTTCCATACTTCCAATCAAATCACACACACTCTCTCGCCCGCTAACCCTTTTCGCCTGAACCAGTCTCCCTAAACAGCCAccagaagaagggagagagagcaaATCTCAATCCCCATATTCCCATGATGAAGCAACTGCACAAGCAATCAAGCTTGAACCACCGACGGGACGAAGAGATCCCATCGTCCCTCAGCTCCCCCTACTCcaccaaagctcccaagcaccCCCGATCCCTCCCCAGATCCATCAACTACCTCTTCAAGGAGCAGCGCCTCCTCTTCATCCTCGTCGGCATTCTCATCGGCTCCACCTTCTTCATCCTCCAGCCCACCCTCTCCCGCCTCGGCCCCTCCGATCCCAACTCCGCCGCCACCTCCGTCTCCAGAACCTTCTCCACCGCCCACGACCTCGTCTCCAAGGCCACCCATGCCAAGGTCGGTCGCGTCCCTGTTGCGCTCGGTCAGCGGAGGCTGCGAATCGTCGTCACCGGCGGAGCTGGGTTCGTCGGGTCCCACCTCGTTGACAAGCTCATTGACAGAGGTAATGATGTCATTGTCATTGATAATTTCTTCACTGGGAGGAAGGACAATCTGGTGCATCATTTCGGGAACCCGAGGTTCGAGCTCATTAGGCACGACGTCGTCGAACCGATTCTGCTGGAGGTGGATCAGATCTACCATTTGGCTTGTCCTGCCTCCCCTGTTCATTACAAGTATAACCCAGTCAAGACAATCATATCCTTTTCAATCAATTATACCTTTTTCCTAGTTTTCGCggtttttattgaattttggcATTTGGGTTGTTTTTTGCTCTAGTTTTTGGGTTGAATTATGAAAATTTAGTTTTTGAGGTCCTTGACTGTGATTACAAGACCAATGTGATGGGTACTCTTAATATGTTGGGACTTGCCAAGCGAATCGGGGCGCGGTTTCTGCTCACTAGTACGAGTGAAGTTTATGGGGACCCTCTGGAGCATCCTCAGAAGGAAACTTACTGGGGAAACGTAAATCCTATAGGTGCGTTGGTTATTATTCttgcattttcttttccttttgtatCTTAGATGTTTTCGTGTACAATGCATTTTCGTTGTTTAATATGTTTACGCGTGTGTGCGCATTCGAAAATGAATAGGTGAGAGGAGTTGCTATGATGAAGGAAAGAGGACAGCAGAGACATTGGCAATGGATTATCACCGAGGTGCCGATGTTGAGGTGACTGAAAGTGTGATTCTGATACTCAGTTGTAAATGAACTATTGGAATCCATAATTTGATGCGCATATCTTTTGCCGTGCAGATGTAGAATGTTAATGTCATTCTTTCACATTTTAGTAGAATCCTTTCATTATCTGGTCTTCCACGACCATTTTATTCTTGAGAAGCTGCATGCTTTTTTAAAGTATTACTCGGGCTTCCATTTACGGTAGCTTGAACTATATGGAAATGCCAACTTTAAGCCTAGCCAagtgaattttgttttttgggccTTCCATGTATAGTTGTTTGAGCGTTCTGGTGATGCAAATTTTTACCCTGCACCAGTTTCACTTTTACTTGATCCTTAACTGAAGTATACAAGTCGTCTTTCCATTTCTAAACCTGTCTCATCCGAATCCTTTTCTATCATGCAGAAGTTGTAACtaatgtggttgaaagtaaGATAGGATTTTCCTTCTCATTACAACGATTGACTTGTCAAACTTACATAAAGCTTTCTGTTTTCAGGTGCGTATTGCTCGAATTTTCAACACGTACGGGCCACGTATGTGTTTAGATGATGGGCGTGTGGTTAGCAATTTTGTTGCACAGGTTAATACCACCCCTtccttttaaattgattttgaaatttcttcaattaaatAACTCATTTAATACTAAAAGTTTTACAATGTGATTTTCATTTCATGGTTGTGTTATTCTAACTACTTTGGCTGTCTGTGCAGGCTATCCGCAAGCAACCATTGACTGTGTACGGTGATGGTAAACAAACACGAAGCTTTCAATATGTCTCTGATTTGGTATGCCAGACTTTCTATATCATTATATAGTTCCTTCTTTGCAATTTTTGTGCATGCCGAATTACTGATGCATATTCTTCATGTTTaccactttttatttttgtactttcaAACATGTACTTTGTGTGGCTGATACAATAGATTTGATGATCACCGGGAAATTCTAGAAGCAGTTTAATATTAGGACAGATCTGAATTCTTAAGGGGCACTGATTAAGTTAGTGAAATGATGTGACAGAGGATCTTATAGAACACTTTTTGCAATGACAGGTCAATGGACTGATGGCACTGATGGATGGAGAACATGTGGGACCTTTCAACCTTGGTAATCCAGGGGAGTTCACCATGCTTGAGCTTGCTGAGGTTTGTCTTAACCCCGTTTCCgttgttttaatatttatgaTGTACCATTTAGAATTCAGAAAATGCTCTAAGATGCTTGGGCGTTATTTCTTTTGAAGCACTTTTAGCATTTTGCTTTCTTTTATCAATGTTTGTTACAAGATTTGGTATTCTAAGTAATTTTTTATGCTCGCAACAGAGAGAGATTCAACTACAACATTCTCAAATTTTCTGTTGTTCCTGATGAACAGGTTGTCAAAGAAACGATTGATTCAAGTGCGACAATAGAATTCAGACCAAATACTGCTGACGATCCACACAAGAGAAGGCCCGATATTAGCAAAGCCAAGGAGCTATTGAACTGGGAGCCCAAAGTCTCGCTGAGGGAAGGACTGCCTCTAATGGTGAGTGATTTCCAGAATCGCATTTTAAATGAAGATGAAGGAAAGGGGATTAACTAAGAATGAGGAGAACCAGTATGTATAGTGTGAAGCATGACTGTACCAAATCGATTCTTTTATTATTGTCATCCTCGGTTCACATTTACCTGGCAATTCAAGTAAAATGCCACTGTAGGAAATGTATCTGTTTAACGACCGAGCTTGATCAGCGCAGAGTCTACAGTCACTAGTTTTTGATGAAATATTTTTACCACATTTTCTGGCATACATTGTGGTGGTGGAAGGATGcatcttttattctttttgacTGTTTTTGGTATTTGAAAGGAGAATTAATTCTGCCTCCAGAAAATCCTAATACTGGTGAAAGTATTGGTAGTTTGAATTCTGTCTGGTGTTATATGAGGCCCAATGGATATTCCTTAACATTTTGAAAgctaaagaagaaagcaaatgAAAGGGTTTAGCCGCGACCACCCTTCCCCGGCTGGTGTTTCCCCCTCCCTTGTCATCACCGTGAATCCCCTTTGTCAGTTCCTTTCAACTTTGGTCGAAGCTTGAAAGAAGACGGGAAGGGGGTGACCGGGATTGAGCAAAAGGGGTCATCGGAGAGGGGAAGGTGGACGCAGCTGGCTCCTCAGTCCTATCATTgatttttccttcttattttccTTTCAGTGTATTTGTCAATGTTCTGGGTGTGCAGAACGAATACCATAATTATGTAAGTTTGGAAATTAGGTGTTAACTTTAGAGTGCCTATAAATCACAATACATAATCAAGTCCAGGCCCGCCACTAATGTCCGACATCGGCTTCGGGCATCGGCTTCGGCTTGTGCCACACTAACAAGAGATTCTGTTGTGTCACTGAATCTGTATAGCTATTGTGCTTGTATTTTTCATCACATGTATAACCACAAAAATATATTCATCCAGCGACACACAAGATTTTCTCCACTTTTAGAATTGGGTGCAATTAGTGGgcagggtttttatcacaaatgatccctgacattgatcaaacacatcattttggtccctgacattgaaaatcaatagaaatggtccatgacattgatcaaacacatcacaaatggtcattccgttaaaaactctttgggcaattttcaaagattcgtaactcaatcgtttcttaaccaaattcgacccataatatatcaaaatgaagataaaaaagtgtagaacaatattatacctatttggaagcccaatggttgccagagatgaCTGAAAAATAGCCTTAAATGTGACTGGTCCGacgaaaaactggaaaacttgcTGGAagttgggtaaactttaaacattcataacttcttcaatcctcaacgaaattgagtgattcaaaaataaaaatcatacttctagaCGAGACAAAGAGAGTGGTACCTTTATTGACTGCTAATTCACCGTGGTTTGACCGAAAAATGGCTCGAAATTGGATAACCATTTTCGAGTTAGCTaatttcgagccgttttccggccaaactacGGCAAGTTAGCCATTAAgaaagataccattctcttcgtatcgtcaagaagtatgatttttgtttttgaatcactcgatttcgttgattattgaaaaagttatgaacgtttaaattttacctagtttccggcgagttttccagtttttctgCGGATCAGTCACATTTGAGGCTATTGTCTGGCTATCtttggcaaccattgggcttcaaaatagttataatcttgttctacactttcttatattcattttgatatattatgggtcgaatttggttaagaaacgatttagttacgaagctttgaaaattgcccataaagtttttaacggaaggaccatttgtgatgtgtttgatcaatgtcagggaccatttctattgattttcaatgtcagggaccaaaatgatgtgtttgatcaatgtcagggaccatttgtgataaaaaccctagtGGGTATGAGCGAAAAGTGGTGATAACTATTTTACTTGTTTAGCAAGAATGAGTAAAATTCATCaacttcaaataattttttatatatgcaAACCCTTTTTATCCCAACAACTTGGCTCTATGTTATGATCCCACATCAGCTACACCAGAAATGGTGTAGTGGTACTTAAGTTCTTGGGGTCCTCCCACCTATTGGATTAGCcttttgggttgggctcttcccttggacttgagtacctaacattggtattagagcctaggTTCCCGACCCTGTGGAGGGGGCGACCTGGAAAGGGCCACCTTAACGGGATGACCAAAGGGTGCACCGCTATTAAGAGTGAAAGCCACCAGAGTAAGGGCTGCCACGGAGGGGGCGACCTGGAAAGGGCTACCTTAACGGGACGACCAAAGAGTGCGCCGCCGTTAAGAGTGAAAGTCACCAGAGTAAGGGCCGCCGTGGACGTCGAGTCTTTCGAAGGGTGGTGTGATGTTATAATCCCACATCGGCTACACCTAGGCCTGGGCAAAAAATACCgagaaccgaaccgaaccgaacccggtcggtttggttttttttttcggttcattCGGTATGGGTACAAAATCAGTTCGGTTTTTTGTGTagttggtttggtttcggttctACGTTCGGTATCGAACCGTACCGAtcaatttttcaattaaaattgtTATTGAATCTGTTCTACAATTTGTTGTGATCATCTCCTGGAATAACTCTACAGCCTTGTTAGCATAACCAGATATCATAGCGTTCCACAGTATTACGTTCGGCGTTTGCATCTGATTAAAAAACGATATGGCAGCCATTACCTGCCTTGCCCACTTTTTGCATACATTGCCATGAGTGCAATGAGCAAGTCAGGTTCAAATTGCAGACCCATTTTAATCAAACAACCATGAACAAATGTCCCCTGTCCCAAGTTTTCTACATCAGTATAAGCTTTTAGAACACTAACAAGAACGATCCAATCCGGTTTCACATTCAATTTTCTCATCAGACCAAAAAATCTCAAAGCTTCCAAAGGCTGGCCATTCTGGGCATACCCCAAAATCATCGAAGTCCAGGAAACAACCGTCATCCCACCTAAACCATCAAACACAGCCCTAGCATGATCTATTCGACCACATTTAGCATACAACGCCACGAGACTATTCTGCACAAAAAATCTGATTCAAACCCATATCTAAACACCTGTCCATGAACCCGTCGACCCATTTCGAGGTTCGGCATGCCACTGCAAGCCTTAAGCACCGTACTGAACCTATACTTGGACCGAATCCATGTCTAAACATCTGATTCAAACCCATGTCTAAACACCGTACCGAACATATACTtggaccgaaccgaaccgaacctaTTAGGTTCGGGACTAAGTCGGTACAACCATTCATACCGTACCGAACCGTATCGAAATTTTACTACAGGTTCGGTTTCAGTACTACCCCGGTACCGAACCGTACCGAACCGTGCCCAGACCTAGCTACACCAGAAATAGTGTAGTGGTACTTAAGTCCTTGGGGTCCTCCTACCTATTGGACGagtcttttgggttgggctcttcCCTTAACTTGAGTGCCGAACACTCTGCCGACCTAAAATCCAATAAAGTTTTGTTCGTTTTTTGCCTTTTCCTTTTGAATTGGTTGGTAATAAAGTGAGAGCAGAGCTTTTTTCATCACTTACAGCACACATCTATATATGATTTTCTAATAAAGTTTTGACCCAACTTAAaagcaaaaaaagaagaaagactaCCTTCTAAACAACCCCACCATTTTCCACCTCCATGCAATACAATGTGCCATTTCTCATAACatccttattttatttcttaaaaaGATCCCCCATGTCTTATTGTCTTTTGACGGAGTCTATAACTACAAGAATGATTTATATGAAACGAACTCATCGCTACCGTGACATTTTAATTAAGTAATACGTTGTTATTTGGAGATAAAATTACTCATGTCAATGCATTATTAGACCGAGACGCTATGATAATGGTAAACTCATTTTATATAAGTTGTCCTCTAAACTATGGCTTATGGATAAGGGGACTGAATTAGGTTGGCAGGGGATATGAAGGAAGAAAATGAAAGGAGTTGGATGAATCATGATAGCCATTTATATAAGCAGCATCTGATCCCATAAGGCTTTGAGAAGCAGAAATATCACTGAGAGTGAGTGACTTTGAGTCTCATCCATCcacagaaaagaaagaaaaattccaaatggtttcttcttcatcttttatttatttgtaaacTTATGCTGGCAGCATTTATTCCACAGGAATCTAAATAATTGCATGATAAAAATCATCTGGAAAGCTTTCCTTTCATATTTTTGTTCCATTGCTGGTGTGATTGGCTTCTTAGGAACGTTTTTGTAGGGCCTTCTTTAATTCTTCAAACCTTTAATTTTCTCTTTTcagttttctttttagttttgattTCAATATAATTTCAGTTTTcacttaaaaagaaaatttcttCACCTCAGTTACAAAGAGAAATGCTTTTAGTCAACTGAGTTACTTACAAGCTTCTTGCGATTTCAATATGATTTGAACCCACGACATATACCAAAAACAAGGGGGATACCAAATTACTCTGAGTGACTGTCTTGCCACGTGTTATAATATGAAGAGAGACATGATTGATGTATCACAGAGTTAAAAGAGAATATTTATAAGGGCAATTAGTTGGATAGACCAATTTTTGATATCTGGTTATAGAAATGATCAGTTTTTATAATGTGATCGTTATATTATCGTTGTGTGGTTATTATGTCATTGATATATGATTAAAATGTCATCATTTCTAAAATCTGACCATTTATACAATTAAACGTCAAAAACTAATTATTTCAGCTAATTATCCTATTCATAATTTAATACATATtacaatataagtgaatttgTAACACCCGAGTGACCGTCACACTGAAACTGAGGAAGCCGTTCGTCTGTCTCTTCTGATCAATTGTttgttttcatttaaaaaaaaaaaaaaaaaacatatgggGGACAAGTTGCTGCCAAGAGTGTGAGTGAATAAGTAGTGAAAATAAATTTGTAGGGCATGCATGCCCCAGCAGGCCAACAGTTTATCAGACTATACAATAAATTAGTTCTTGCAGGAAtcaatttcatattaaattCACTTTCCAATCTTATATAAATCTTAAGGTTAAAGCATCCAAAGGAAATTGTCACGGGTCGTCCACACTTATCAATTTAAAATTAAGATATTTAGCTTTGAAATTACACTAATAAATGCCCTAATTAAATATCTATTTATCTTGGTCCTAGTGCACCATTTGCAATATCTGATGCTCTCATGAATGATCCATCCCTTTATTACttgaaaaacgaaaaaaaaatgataccaAATGAAggaataccaaaaatataataatattgcAAATACAAGTTATACAACTACCTATGTATGGCACACCGACACTCCTACATTACTTCATCTAACTGCACAAAGACTACCACTTAATGATATAGTGTAgtagtatattttttttcacttgtaagtgaggtcTTAGGTTTAATTTTTATCAAAAGCGAATTTAAACTATATTATTATTGTTAACCCATTGTGAAGCTTATTCCACTTCTCTACCCCATTAGTATAGATACtatagtttgttaaaaaaaaaaaaaaaaaaaaaaaactacacagAGACTAACTCGAAAGGGAGTCGAGAAGAGCAAGAGATCGTTTGGTTTGAAGGACCGCCATATTTGATTATCGACTTGTTATTAGAGGATATAAGTTAATTTGTATTTTGGTGcagacacttttttttttctttaatctgGTTGAAATTATTGGTAAAATTTTATTGAGACCCAAATAAAAACACCCTGTCTTCTTTGAtctatttatttgtattatttgtATCACTAATTGTGTTTTACACAATTAAATCATTTTTCTAACTAGCAAAACAATCATTTTTTTAACTTGCTTGGAATCTAAAACCATATTATGTTTTATCTCCAAGAggaagcttcaacctcaaaagcAGAAATTAAACTACCTACCATCTTTTCTAAacctagctctctctctctctctctctctctctctctctctcacttcccCTTTTATGCAGATTCTCTAAACCACTGGTTCCCACACTGTGTTATCATATCAAATATGAAGATGAAAGGCATAGACATATTCTGTGCATCCCAAGCTTCAACAGCCATATGCATGAACATGGATCATCAAGCATCCTCCTCCGTCGTACAACTCGGCGGCCGAGCCCTCGACCGCCACAACCCCATCATCCAAGATGCAAGAAGAAGCACAAGCTCCAGAACCCTTCCCATTGctccatgttcttcccaatcCCCCATCAACCCCAAGGCCTACCACCAACTCccaaagaacaagaaaaaagCAACCTCCTCGTCACTTAGACCAAGTACCAAGAGCTCCTCAAATGAAAATGATCAGAAGAGGAAGAGTACTAGTAATATTTTTCATGGAAAGTTGGATGAAAATGTTAAGAAGTTTTCTTCTGTTCTAAGTGAGAGTGTTGTTAGGAAGAGCTCTGCCAACCCTATCGATCTTATTACTCCTCCTGGCTCCTCCAGATCCCTTTTGAGTGATACTGTGATCTTTGATGGGTTATCGGATTACGATCCGGTTTTGGCATTGGTTCCGATTGGGCAGAAAAAGAATGCAGTGAAAATAATCACAGAAAATAAATCTACTACCTCTTCAATTGGctcttcttcctcatctctGACAAAAGACTCAAAACCACCAACGCCACCGCCACTGCCACCGCCTTCCAACCAGGTTtgtccaaatttttttgtttttcttgctcAGATTGTTAGTTTATATGCATAGAGGTAACATTAAAGAATGTTAATGGtttcaaatttggtttaaattgtCGAGAGTATGAATCCCAGGTCGGAGAATAATCAAAGCCTTGAGTAATTGTTTAAATGATTACTTCTATAATGATCTTCTTTTGCAGGTTGTTGTATTGATGGTGTCCCTTCACTGCAAAGGGTGTGTAGGAAAACTGAGAAAACATCTATCCAGAATGGAAGGTAATTTGTTTAGCTCTTTAAAGCTGAAACAGTTTTACTAGATTGCATCATTCCAGGAAAGTGAATTCCGCACCCATTCCCTTCTTCTCATGCACACGGCACACCCATGTCTATTTCTGATCTTTGTAttgaaataaatcaaacaagAATAAAGAAACAATAATGAATTGAAGTGtgtagagagaaaaaaagagtgTGCGGAAATCGTTTCCCTTTCTCAATTGCAATAACATTTCATTCAACATAGCTAACATCTACTTAtggtaattttaattttatcaaTGAATGTATAAACTTAACTCAATATTTGTGTTTCAATTATGTGGGCAGGGGTGACATCATTCAACATAGACTTCGCAGCAAAGAAGGTGACAGTCACTGGAGATGTAACCCCATTGAGTGTCCTTGCCAGTGTCTCAAAGGTGAAGAACGCTCAGTTTTGGCCTACTGTGTCATCAGCATCACCTGCCTCTACACCTTGTCCTACCAAACTAGAGGCCAAGAAATAATTTAACAGGTAACTGAAGTGagagtgggagagagagagagagagaagaaaaaaaaccaaaaactggcAAGGTGTTTTAGATGTATGGTTTGGAtgtgaattaattaattaattaataattaataatttaatattagTGTAAAGGCACTGTTAGCATGAGTGAGTGGAGGAACCAGATTCTGTATTGCTTGGAAGGAACTAGCTAGGAAGAAGTTGAGTGAGTAGTAGAAGAATCAAGATTAGAACCCATCTTATCATATTCTTCACTTTTTGTAGTTTGCTTTTAGTTTGGGACCGACCTTTGCTATCTGTTACTTATAAGAAAATGTGGAGATCAACTTTCTTATCACGGGAATGTCATTGAAGTTGTATTCAAACTAATTGTAATTGTTATGTGAAAAAGTTAAAATACATAACAGTAGAGTGACTAATTTAAAATACAGACACTGTTACAATCTCGTTGTAAGTAAATGTCTCTTGTCTATTGGAGTACCCAACAAATTAATAGCTATATGTGGCCACCATTCTATTCTGTTTTATCAAGTCCCTTTGTTTAATACtgccatgcccttgtgcttccTAAAAagctattttgttttgttttgtttttttatttttttattttttaaccacAGTTCGTGCTAGTTAAATAGTGCTTAGGAAACTGTAAAATTCTGATTGTTGGGTTGCTGGCTTAAGGACCATATTCTTGGTTCTTGGTGTTTCAGATTAAAATGAGACATCCGCAGCCAGGTAAAACCAACTACTTGTTGCTTTTTGGACCGCCATTTTGAAGCTGTAAAGATCAGTAATCtggtaaaaataaagaaaaactaatgaaaagggtttgaaaactttgagttttaacgataaggacaaaataaagggtaaagtgaatagtaccaagtttgaatttttagtgtaaaaatgtggtttttcgttaaaat
Proteins encoded in this region:
- the LOC126591913 gene encoding protein SODIUM POTASSIUM ROOT DEFECTIVE 1-like: MKMKGIDIFCASQASTAICMNMDHQASSSVVQLGGRALDRHNPIIQDARRSTSSRTLPIAPCSSQSPINPKAYHQLPKNKKKATSSSLRPSTKSSSNENDQKRKSTSNIFHGKLDENVKKFSSVLSESVVRKSSANPIDLITPPGSSRSLLSDTVIFDGLSDYDPVLALVPIGQKKNAVKIITENKSTTSSIGSSSSSLTKDSKPPTPPPLPPPSNQVVVLMVSLHCKGCVGKLRKHLSRMEGVTSFNIDFAAKKVTVTGDVTPLSVLASVSKVKNAQFWPTVSSASPASTPCPTKLEAKK
- the LOC126593705 gene encoding UDP-glucuronic acid decarboxylase 1-like translates to MMKQLHKQSSLNHRRDEEIPSSLSSPYSTKAPKHPRSLPRSINYLFKEQRLLFILVGILIGSTFFILQPTLSRLGPSDPNSAATSVSRTFSTAHDLVSKATHAKVGRVPVALGQRRLRIVVTGGAGFVGSHLVDKLIDRGNDVIVIDNFFTGRKDNLVHHFGNPRFELIRHDVVEPILLEVDQIYHLACPASPVHYKYNPVKTIISNVMGTLNMLGLAKRIGARFLLTSTSEVYGDPLEHPQKETYWGNVNPIGERSCYDEGKRTAETLAMDYHRGADVEVRIARIFNTYGPRMCLDDGRVVSNFVAQAIRKQPLTVYGDGKQTRSFQYVSDLVNGLMALMDGEHVGPFNLGNPGEFTMLELAEVVKETIDSSATIEFRPNTADDPHKRRPDISKAKELLNWEPKVSLREGLPLMVSDFQNRILNEDEGKGIN